The Brasilonema sennae CENA114 genome includes a region encoding these proteins:
- a CDS encoding alpha/beta fold hydrolase, protein MNKPIKRAFLDTEDGQILYRIGGEGSPLLLLHQQPMSSNEYRDLMPILAKNRCVIAMDLLGYGDSDKPPKMYSIEDYAKTVILLLDKLGIKTTTILGHLTGAFVAGEVAAEYPERVEKLVLSDPIVLGEEGKAALLQQFSEGFQIKTDGSHLMERWAARAKFVESNELNHRLVLDDLKGFGYPFYAVWAVANYCLKTQERFTQIKCPSLILWGTEGIKQLEQLGLANADNHHLILTAIPHAKVIEIEGGTTYMMLQRFEEISKVVIEFLEEKSF, encoded by the coding sequence ATGAACAAACCAATCAAGCGAGCTTTTTTAGACACCGAAGATGGGCAGATTCTCTACCGCATTGGTGGCGAGGGAAGTCCTCTGCTTTTACTACATCAGCAGCCAATGAGTAGTAACGAATATCGAGACTTAATGCCTATTTTGGCAAAAAATCGATGCGTCATTGCTATGGACTTGCTGGGTTATGGTGATTCAGATAAACCCCCCAAAATGTACTCGATAGAGGACTACGCTAAAACCGTCATTTTGCTTTTAGACAAATTAGGCATAAAAACTACAACCATCTTGGGACACCTAACAGGTGCTTTTGTAGCAGGAGAAGTCGCAGCAGAATATCCTGAACGAGTCGAAAAACTTGTCTTATCTGATCCCATTGTCTTAGGTGAAGAAGGAAAAGCAGCCCTATTACAGCAATTTTCAGAAGGTTTTCAAATAAAAACTGACGGATCCCACCTGATGGAAAGATGGGCAGCCCGTGCAAAGTTTGTAGAATCTAATGAATTAAATCACAGGTTAGTTTTAGATGATTTAAAAGGCTTTGGCTATCCTTTCTATGCCGTTTGGGCTGTAGCAAACTACTGTTTAAAGACGCAAGAAAGATTTACACAAATAAAATGTCCCTCCCTAATTCTATGGGGAACTGAAGGTATAAAACAGTTGGAACAGCTGGGTTTAGCAAATGCAGACAATCACCATTTGATTTTAACAGCAATTCCTCATGCAAAAGTGATTGAGATTGAAGGCGGAACTACATACATGATGCTCCAGAGATTTGAAGAAATATCGAAGGTAGTCATCGAATTTTTAGAAGAGAAAAGTTTTTAA
- the hisS gene encoding histidine--tRNA ligase: MAKSDKINFSTPSGFPEFLPGEKRLELYLLDTIRRVFENYGFTPIETPAVERLEVLQAKGNQGDNIIYGLNPILPPNRQAEKDKAGETGSEARALKFDQTVPLAAYIARHLNELSFPFARYQMDMVFRGERAKDGRFRQFRQCDIDVVGRRELSLLYDAQMPAIITEIFDAVNIGDFLIRINNRKILTGFFKSVGVEEEKIKSCIGIIDTLDKVGENKVKNELEKEGVLADTTQKIIYFIHIDGTVDEVLDKLKYLTTSTPEAEEFALGVTELETVICGVRNLGVSENRFCIDLSIARGLNYYTGTVYETTLIGHEALGSICSGGRYEELVGMFLDEKMPGVGISIGLTRLISRLIKAGILNTFAATPAQVMVVNMQNDLMPVYLNVSQKLRQAKINVITNFEQRPLGKQFQLAEKQGIPFCVIIGSEEATAQKASLKDLRTREQVEVALEDLAEEIKRRLA; this comes from the coding sequence ATGGCAAAAAGTGACAAAATAAATTTCTCGACCCCAAGTGGTTTTCCAGAATTTCTTCCTGGCGAAAAGCGTTTGGAACTTTATTTACTAGATACCATCCGGAGAGTTTTTGAAAACTACGGATTTACACCAATAGAAACTCCTGCTGTGGAACGCTTGGAAGTTTTGCAAGCAAAGGGCAATCAAGGCGACAACATTATCTATGGTCTTAACCCTATTTTGCCACCAAATCGTCAGGCAGAAAAAGATAAAGCGGGTGAAACAGGTTCGGAAGCAAGAGCTTTAAAATTTGATCAAACAGTTCCTTTGGCAGCGTATATTGCTCGTCACCTAAATGAGTTGAGCTTTCCTTTTGCTCGCTATCAAATGGATATGGTGTTTCGTGGAGAAAGAGCAAAAGATGGTCGATTTCGTCAGTTTCGTCAGTGTGATATTGATGTTGTCGGTCGTCGTGAACTGAGTTTGCTCTATGATGCTCAGATGCCTGCGATTATAACCGAAATTTTTGACGCAGTTAATATCGGTGATTTTCTGATTCGCATCAACAATCGTAAAATTCTCACTGGTTTCTTTAAATCAGTAGGAGTTGAGGAAGAAAAAATTAAATCCTGTATTGGGATTATTGACACTTTGGATAAAGTCGGTGAGAACAAGGTAAAAAACGAGTTAGAAAAAGAGGGAGTGTTAGCAGATACTACTCAAAAAATCATCTACTTTATTCATATAGATGGCACTGTAGATGAAGTTCTAGATAAACTCAAATACTTAACAACGTCAACACCAGAAGCTGAGGAATTTGCTCTTGGAGTCACGGAATTAGAAACAGTTATTTGTGGAGTTCGCAATCTTGGAGTTTCAGAAAACCGTTTTTGTATTGACTTATCCATTGCTCGCGGTTTGAATTATTATACAGGTACAGTGTACGAAACAACCCTAATAGGACATGAAGCTTTGGGCAGCATTTGTTCTGGTGGTAGGTATGAAGAATTAGTGGGGATGTTTTTGGATGAAAAAATGCCAGGTGTTGGCATTTCTATTGGCTTAACTCGCTTAATTAGTCGGTTGATAAAAGCTGGTATTCTCAATACCTTCGCGGCTACTCCAGCGCAAGTTATGGTAGTGAATATGCAAAATGATTTGATGCCTGTTTATTTGAATGTGTCGCAAAAACTGCGTCAGGCTAAAATTAATGTTATCACGAATTTTGAACAGCGACCTTTGGGCAAACAATTTCAATTGGCTGAAAAACAAGGAATTCCATTTTGTGTGATAATTGGTTCTGAAGAAGCTACAGCGCAAAAGGCGTCTCTCAAAGATTTGAGAACACGCGAGCAAGTGGAAGTCGCGTTGGAAGATTTGGCGGAGGAAATTAAACGCAGACTAGCATAA
- a CDS encoding DUF3598 family protein, with translation MSAIREEMPVLTRHEGDWVGTYTVVDTEGKIVDKYESHLTCQFPEDGSHSYYQINRYKWSDGKHEEYEFPGTYRDKALWFDTERIDGKAWEVDDATVILWFSYKTVPDMYLYEMIVISPCNNHRARTWHWFKNHQLFKRTLIQEERLR, from the coding sequence ATGTCTGCGATTCGAGAAGAAATGCCTGTACTTACTCGCCACGAAGGAGATTGGGTAGGTACGTATACAGTGGTTGATACAGAGGGAAAAATTGTTGATAAATATGAATCTCATTTAACCTGCCAATTTCCAGAAGACGGTTCCCATTCCTACTACCAAATCAATCGTTACAAGTGGTCTGATGGGAAACATGAGGAGTATGAGTTTCCGGGAACTTACCGAGACAAAGCGCTGTGGTTTGACACGGAACGTATTGACGGAAAAGCTTGGGAAGTCGATGATGCAACGGTTATTTTGTGGTTCTCTTATAAGACCGTGCCAGATATGTACTTGTATGAAATGATTGTGATTAGTCCTTGCAATAATCATCGCGCCCGCACTTGGCACTGGTTTAAGAACCATCAACTTTTCAAGCGAACCCTGATTCAAGAGGAACGGCTAAGATAA